The nucleotide window TTTTCTCATCAAGTTCGCCAAAAACAGTCGAAGTTAAGAGATTTCCATCAATATCGAGATACCTAATCATTTCATGGTCTTTGTCCATAATTTGGTCAGGTTTCACGTAACGAAATTTTTCCATGAATCTCCTTTTTTATATTTTTTTAATATTTTGAATTATAAACTCAAAAAAAACAAGAAATTTTTTTAATTTGAGCTTATATTAATATTATAACAAAATTTAAAAATATTGTTATTTATTTTTTAAGGCTAAAAATTACTTTATTTTAATGAGTGAAGTAACCTCATAATTTTCTAATTTTTTTCGACCTTCTAATTGTTCAAGCTCAATTAAAAAGATAATTTTTGAAACAATAGCTCCGGCATTTTCGATCATTTTTGTGATGGCATTTACGGTACCTCCAGTTGCGAGCACATCATCAATAATAGCCACTTTTTGGCCTGGTTTGATCATTCCGGTTTGAACTTCTAGAATTGCAGATCCATATTCTAAATCATAGGCAAATTCTTCGACATCACCTGGCAATTTCCCTGCTTTTCTAACCATTATGAATGGTTTTGAAAGAAAAGCGGCTGTTGGTGTTCCGAATAAAAACCCTCGAGCATCTGGCCCAACAATAATATCTATATCTTTTGCAAGCGATGCCATTTCAACAATTGCATAATTTAAAGCTTTACCATTTGCAAGTAATGGCGAAATATCTTTAAAGCTAATCCCTTTTTTTGGGAAATTATCAACTGTGCGAATATAATTTTCTAAGTTAATTTTCATAACTTTCTTATATTATATTTATAATTTGCTTTTTTTAACAGTTTTTTTTATTTTTTTTGTTAAATAGGTTCAAAATACCGGAAAAACAGGGACAATTATAAATAAAATAAGAACAATAACTTTTGTAACTCTAGTTTTTAGAATTAAGTTAAAATTTTCAATCTCAGGTTGATAAATCAAAATTGTAAAAAGATCGACAATTGGCACAACAACTGCAAATAATAAAATTAATGAAATGCAAATTACAGAAATATAACCAAAAAACAGGAAGTATTTTTGTTTTTCAACAGCAATTTTTTTTGTTTTTCGATTTTTAATACATCCATAAATAGCAGCAGCAATCAGTAAAAAACTAATCAAAGCCGATCAATTGCCAGTAATATCTGCAAATGAATATAAATTATTTAATTTTTGACCATAAGTTCCATATTCTTGATCATCAAAGCCAAAAACACCAATAAGTGTAAAAATAATTAGAGCCAAGACTGAAAAAATAATTAAAAAATAAGTTGAAACAACAGGTTTATTTAAATTTACATATTTTTTTCACCTTTTGAGCAAAAAAAACTCGTTTTTGTGAATTAATTCCTCAAGTGCCCGCGGACCTCACAATGTAAAAACATTGATAATTCCAAGAAGACTAATTCCAATTAGTAAAAAAGTTGTCCCTAAAATTAATTTAATTATAAGTGGATGCCATTTTAATTCATTTTTTGCAATATTAATAAATGACGAAATTGAACCATCGCCAACAATTGAAGTTGCAATTGCAATAAAAAGATATATTATTGTCGTGATTCCAATTCCTAAAAGAATAGCAATTGGCGTTTTTTTAGGTTCTTTCATTTCTGATTGCAAACCAGCGGCAGTAAAAAATCCTTCATATGAAAAAAATATTCCAGCCATTGAAATTAAAACACCAACGCCAGGCAAACTTGAGGAAATTGAAACTCCTTCAGTTTTTATTTTTTCAACACTTGCAAATTCAGGTTGAGAAAGAAGTTTGTTTGAACCACCTTGAAAATATAAAATAAATCCGACAATAACTGTCACAAAAATAGGGATAAATTTTGCAATTAATATAATTTTATTGTGAAATTCAGCGATTTTTGTGTTTAGACTAATTATAAAAAAGTAAATAACAATGGCAATTGAAACAACCAAAACAATAACTCAGTCAAATTTTATATTTCAATCGCTAGATGATTCAAGGCCAAAAGCTGCAATTGCATCTTGCAAAATTTGCATAAAATAAACAGGCAAAACAAAATAAGTAAAGGGTAAATATAAATAAATTATGAAATTTTTTGAAATTTGAAAAAAACTCTCAGAATTAAAGAGTTTATTTCAAATAATGACAGATAAATTTGATTTTTTTGTTGCAGATGAAATTTCAATTAATGCAATTGCCATCGCAACAATTGCAAAACAAGCAAAAACTCAACTTCCAATTGCAAGCCCAAGATTATAACCTGAATTTTCAATAATAGCCTTGGATTTAAAAAAGATTCCCGCACCTATACTTGCGCCAAGGACGATTAAAAGAGCGCCAAAAAAGGTGATTTTCTGAGACTTGTTCTTTCCAAGCGTTCCTGTTGCCATATTTTTCCCTTCTTGAAGTTGGATAATATTATATCATATTTTTCAAAAAGTTCTATAAATTTAAAGGTTTTTTACTCTTGAATCAATGGCAAAAAATATTTTTTCACTAAATTTGTCTTGTCTTCTCCCATAATTGAAAAAGGTGAGTCTATTCCAAATTTATCGTATTTATCTTTTAAATTTTCTGTAAAAAATTGGAAAAATTTGGCATAAGCTAACTGGTTATTTATATAAAGTTTGGGTTCATTTAGAAAAACATAGTCAGAATTCATCGAATAGTGAATTTTAGGGTCAAAAAACTCTTTCAAAAATTGATTAATTTCATTGGCTAATGATTTTAAAGTTAAAAAATTATTTTCTTTAACAGTTTTTAGTTTTTCTTTAAGGGCTTGAATTTCTTGGTCAATTTTTTGAACTAAAGCGGAAAAATCACTCTTTTTAGGTTTATTTTTGTCTTGTTTTTCAGATTTGGTTTTTAAGTTTTCTTTTTGTTCAAAAAGTTCTTTAATTTGCTGACTTATTTTATTTTCTTCCTTTTTTGAGTCATCTGATTTTATAGCAAAATCAATGATTGAAACAATAATATTTCTTGTAAGTTCTTGGCTTAATTTAATAAAATGCAGGTAAAATCTAGCAATATTTATGTGCAAAATTAATTTAATTACCGGGTTTCACTGTCTTTTTTTGGCTATTAGTTTTTCTTCGATAAAAAGATGTTTTTCCTTATTTTTTAAAAATTCATCTAAACTTTTTGATTTATATATGTTTATTTGTTCTTGGTAAAATTCTTTGTCATCTAAATTATTAATATTTAAATCTGTTATATTAATAGTTCCAAAATTTTCATCAAAATATTGGCCATCATCATTTGCGCCAAGATTTAAACTTAAGTCAATATTTTTAATTTTTTCTTTTAAACTAAGAAAAAGAACCTTTTTTTGGCTAAAATCCATGCTACTATAATATGTATTAAAAAATTGAACTAGAATTTCTTCAAGACCAAAATAGTCTTTTTCCTCAATTTGCCCAATTTTTAGCTCTTCAATTTTGCTTTGATCTAAAATTCCGCTAAATTTTGTCCTTGGTTTTTCTTGATTTTTTGGCAATCCTTTCATAATTGTTTCAAAAACAAACGGTTTTAATTTATCTGTGCTACTTTTTATTTTCCCCTTGTTTTGTGAATGGATCGAGTTTATATTAATTTTAAAGCAGCTTACAAATAAAAAAACAGGCAAAATCCAGGTTAATTTGAAAAAAAAGAAAATTTTAATATTTTTTTTGAGTTTATGCATTATAATTTATATTTGCTGTTTTTATCTATATTTTTTTAAAACAGTGAAAAAAGCGATTTTTTTACTTTTTTTGGGAAAAAATCTAAATATAACTGATTTTAATTTGGTTTTTCGTTAAGCAAATTAAAAAAATATTAAAAAAAAACTTTTTTTCTTTTTTTGTGATATAATGTTATATGCTTTTAACTGAACAAACCATTAGTGCTCGAGTGGTGGAATGGTAGACACAAGGGACTTAAAATCCCTTGGGAGTAATCCCGTGCTGGTTCGAGTCCAGTTTCGAGCACCAAAAGCGCCCTTAGCTCAGCAGGTAGAGCAAATGACTTTTAATCATTGGGTCAGAGGTTCAAATCCTCTAGGGCGTACCATTTCAAATTTATTTGTCCAACGTTTTTATAATTTTTCATTAAAAAGGCTTAAAATGTCAAAAAAAATAGCAATTTTAACTTCTGGTGGCGACTCACCAGGAATGAATTCTGCTATAAGTGCTATTGTTAAGTCCGCACTTAATTCAGGATTTGAACCATATTTAATTTTAGAAGGCTACCTTGGAATTTTAAATAAAAATATTATATTAGCCTCTGAATTTCCGTATAACGGTATCTCTAGTTTTGGTGGCACAGCAATTGGTTCTACCCGTTTTCCGGAATTTAAAGACGAAGAAATTCAAAAAAAAGCCGCAAAAATCTTAACAGATATGGGTATTTCTTCTTTAATTGTTATTGGTGGAGATGGAACTTACAAAGGTGGTTATAAACTTCATTTGCAAGGAATCAAAGTAATTGCTCTACCAGGAACAATCGATAATGATATTCAATTTACTGATTATACAATTGGATTTGATTCAGCTTTAAATACAATTGTAGAAAGTGTTGACAAATTAAGAGATACTGCTAATTCCCATCGACGTTGTTTTGTTGTTGAAGTTATGGGGCGTCATTGTCCAGATTTAGCTTTGTATTCAGCAATTGCAACTGGAAGTGAACTTGTTATTACTAACACAAATCGTCTAAGTGCAGAAGAAGCATCAAAAATTGTTCTCGAGCAATTTAAAAAAGGTAAGCCGAGCGTTATTATTACAGTTTTAGAGTATG belongs to Mesomycoplasma ovipneumoniae and includes:
- a CDS encoding amino acid permease, producing MATGTLGKNKSQKITFFGALLIVLGASIGAGIFFKSKAIIENSGYNLGLAIGSWVFACFAIVAMAIALIEISSATKKSNLSVIIWNKLFNSESFFQISKNFIIYLYLPFTYFVLPVYFMQILQDAIAAFGLESSSDWNIKFDWVIVLVVSIAIVIYFFIISLNTKIAEFHNKIILIAKFIPIFVTVIVGFILYFQGGSNKLLSQPEFASVEKIKTEGVSISSSLPGVGVLISMAGIFFSYEGFFTAAGLQSEMKEPKKTPIAILLGIGITTIIYLFIAIATSIVGDGSISSFINIAKNELKWHPLIIKLILGTTFLLIGISLLGIINVFTLWGPRALEELIHKNEFFLLKRWKKYVNLNKPVVSTYFLIIFSVLALIIFTLIGVFGFDDQEYGTYGQKLNNLYSFADITGNWSALISFLLIAAAIYGCIKNRKTKKIAVEKQKYFLFFGYISVICISLILLFAVVVPIVDLFTILIYQPEIENFNLILKTRVTKVIVLILFIIVPVFPVFWTYLTKKIKKTVKKSKL
- a CDS encoding adenine phosphoribosyltransferase; its protein translation is MKINLENYIRTVDNFPKKGISFKDISPLLANGKALNYAIVEMASLAKDIDIIVGPDARGFLFGTPTAAFLSKPFIMVRKAGKLPGDVEEFAYDLEYGSAILEVQTGMIKPGQKVAIIDDVLATGGTVNAITKMIENAGAIVSKIIFLIELEQLEGRKKLENYEVTSLIKIK
- the pfkA gene encoding 6-phosphofructokinase translates to MSKKIAILTSGGDSPGMNSAISAIVKSALNSGFEPYLILEGYLGILNKNIILASEFPYNGISSFGGTAIGSTRFPEFKDEEIQKKAAKILTDMGISSLIVIGGDGTYKGGYKLHLQGIKVIALPGTIDNDIQFTDYTIGFDSALNTIVESVDKLRDTANSHRRCFVVEVMGRHCPDLALYSAIATGSELVITNTNRLSAEEASKIVLEQFKKGKPSVIITVLEYVLPNLKEFATQIEKLTNITTRAFEVGHIQRGGRPSAFDRILATKMAIKAIELIDEGKSGLAIGYLNGKIQAHDITKVVSTSVERTGELAQKINKINQN